The following proteins are co-located in the Apium graveolens cultivar Ventura chromosome 5, ASM990537v1, whole genome shotgun sequence genome:
- the LOC141660425 gene encoding uncharacterized protein LOC141660425, which produces MALPSKFVALDVSRNNYLSWVLDAELHLSANGLKDTIDPEKISTVEQNGKAIIFLRHHIHEDLKSEYLTIKNPLTLWNNLKDRFDHQKLVHLPSARYDWINLRLQDFKSVAEYNSALFKISSKLILCGENITDTEMIEKTLSTFHPNTVILAQQYRERNFQKYGELISLLLVAEKNNELLLKNHQIRPTGSAQLSEVHNTSFLKNERGKGHRGGRGYGRNRGRGNFCGRFHNQYHSGHLKWQRDGYNSGHQK; this is translated from the exons ATGGCGTTGCCGTCAA AGTTTGTTGCCTTGGATGTTTCCAGAAATAATTATTTGTCATGGGTCCTTGATGCGGAATTACACCTTAGTGCTAATGGCCTAAAAGATACTATTGACCCGGAAAAGATCTCAACTGTTGAACAAAATGGAAAAGCGATTATCTTTCTTAGGCATCACATCCACGAAGATCTAAAATCTGAATACCTCACTATCAAAAATCCACTCACCCTTTGGAATAATCTCAAGGATAGATTTGATCACCAAAAACTTGTTCACTTGCCATCTGCCCGATATGACTGGATTAATTTGCGGTTACAAGATTTCAAATCTGTAGCTGAATATAATTCTGCTCTTTTCAAGATAagctcaaaattaattttatgtggTGAAAATATTACTGATACTGAAATGATTGAAAAGACCCTCTCAACCTTTCACCCCAACACCGTGATCCTGGCTCAACAATATAGGGAGCGTAATTTTCAGAAATATGGCGAGCTCATATCTCTCCTTCTTGTGGCTGAAAAGAATAATGAGTTGCTACTGAAAAATCATCAGATACGTCCCACAGGCTCTGCCCAGTTATCTGAAGTACATAACACGTCATTCCTGAAGAATGAACGTGGGAAAGGGCATAGAGGAGGACGAGGTTATGGACGAAACCGTGGACGTGGAAATTTCTGTGGTCGGTTTCACAATCAATATCATTCTGGCCACCTGAAGTGGCAACGTGATGGTTATAACTCTGGCCACCAGAAATGA